The sequence CATCTTCAGAGCGAAATTGTAACAAATAATGGGCttacgaataattattttgccaattTTTTGCCAATATAATCCGGAATTGCGGAAAAActaattttactcagtcagcttgcaaatatttgtttttatttcatatgtcaaacggcgtatttgacatttcaaaacaacaaattatgttctgtttcgtacaatacaacggtcgaagggcagggtacggaaatcatcgtgctatcgtgataccagcgtgattctgggtgacagacatatgattttatgctgtacagtgatattggtatcatatatgtgtcacaagtattAAATGCCAAATTATagtacagtttctgtaaggttcttatgcagaactgtattaaaatcaacCATCCACTTATTGGGTGGCGATACTCCTATTAGCCATTGTAAGCCACACCTTTTCATTAACGATGTCAAATGGTTTAACAAacatcacaatggttttgatcATCTGAACAACTTTAAAAAAAAGACGAGTTTTGATATCCTACAGACTTTGAAATATGTAACCTAACGGATATTTCTTTGGCAGTAGTGCAGCCACACGTTTAAATTAAATTGGgtttaaatcggctatcattttagatttctatggagtttgcaccaaaaatagtgaaaaaaataaaaattgttctagatcccccgatagaacattttagtttacccactatatgaaagaggagagtaTATACTTttacgtggtgggtgtttcagagatactgatttttgaaaaataatatttcctcatagacacaccgtgatcctactaaaatatttatctaaaatgaattattgtttacataataaaataaaatattttctattgacaaatgtgagggtgagatataatAGAAATTGGGTAATCCACTCTGAGCGTGCATTAATGACAGaatcttttatttaaaagaggggaagtcgacgaagagaatcctctcttgcgacattcgcccttattccagatagagcttgagatatgcaaatatcatccGTATAACGGTTCAGTTGCCAACATTGAccagtgaatagcaggccatgactttgcctctttcctcgtcggGCACGCCCGGAGTTGCACGCTCGGGAAGACAGCACACCAGCGGTCAAATCAACGGATAGCTGGTTCGGCGGAATTAGGCCACACATTTGGTGttcctgccaggttgttcctggttggaaattattgttctgtaagtatcctgtgggcgtgattgggacattttttcttcggtttcgacttgtggtGTCGAAGGGAAGCTCGCCggaatgatttgttttctcatcggtttcgccttgtaatgtcgaagacacTCTGGAAGCGTccgattgaatgatttgttcatcggtttcgacttgtgatgtggAAGACGCTCTGGAACGGCGTCAGCTTAAATGATTTgtccatcggtttcgacttgtagcgtcgaagacgctctggaagagcgtcggaactaatgatttgctcatcgggttcgacttgtagtgtcgatgaagctctggaagagcgtcgtatttaatgatttgttcatcggtttcgacttgtgatgttgaagacgctctggaagagcgtcgaattgaatgatttgctcatcggtttcgacctgtaatgtcgaagacgctctgaaaGAGCATCGGATTGAAAGATttgttcatcggtttcgacttgtgttGTCGATGAagctttgaaagagcgtcgaattgaatgattttctcatcggtttcgattcgtttccagattgaatgatttgttgttcttatcggtttcgattaaacatgatttgttttcagaataaatgatttgttttctcatcagTTTTCTGCTTGTGTTGTCGAAGGTGCTCTGGAAGAGTATCGGATCGGATTGTTGCAGATTTGATGGTTGTGTAGAAGAGGGGCGGATTGCTCACGTCAAAGAAACGTTAATGCGGTGGACCAGCAGAACGCAAggtttcaaatttaaatttcaaaggtGTTGTGTGAGAGTGCCGGACTGATTGGCTTAAGCTGGAAGGACCAATACATAGTATGTTTGGAGAGCCACCGATATTGTTTTGACTTTTTCCGTTGGAAGGCCATCAAAATTGTATTGGATATGGTCTGCCGACTCgaatttggttttggattacaATGCTGGatatatttgcaaaaaaaaaagaaggaatacaGATGGAGGATCATGAACATAAAAAAAGTTGATAGTTCAGAAGGCTCAGAAAAAAAGGCTGGATTAATTTGTTTAGTAAATATGCACTTGCGTATGGATTGGAAAATCGTATCAAACGTAGGATTGAAATATTTGATTTAGAATGATTTTGAATATGGGAATTGAGTATGGATATTGGATACAATAATTAAACTTGGCAGTAATGTGAGAAAAAAATTGCGTGAAAAAATTATGTAAATAATTGTTTTATGAAAATCGTAAGTCAatgtttttttctcttttttgatgagggaagaagggaaatgtgagAGTGAGATATAATAGAAATTAGGTAATCAACTCTGAGCGTGCATtaatgacagatatgcaaatatcattcgtataacggttcggttgccaacattCACCAGTGAATAGCAGGcaatgactttgcctctttcctcgtcggGCATGCCTCACACAACAAACACAAAAAATGATAGCAAATCTGTTaagaaatcaatttttcttgtaCTGTATAAATACTTTCCTTCTTCACTGTGTACAAATTGTCGTATGCCTTTCTGTACCATAATGTCATTATTTAATCTTTCAATTGATTACTTATAAAACCATCGCTAATGTACAATGTAGCTTCAGGGTGAATACCGATTGCAATGCAGGAGATAGGTATCAGTTTCATTCCTCTGCTGGCTAAAGCAGGAATAAATAAAGAAGGCGGTTAGCCTAATttaacaggttatgggcccaggatcCTATTCCCAGCGAGATACCAAGGACGATGGACCAGAAGGACGATTTGGCTGTGGGTAGCAGCCAGGATGGAGTGGCCGCGGGTAGCAGCCAAGGACGAAAGACTGGAGCAATTCGAAAGACAGCGGCTGGTGGAAGCCGTAACCAGGACGAAGCGGCTGGTGGAAGCCGTAACCGAGGCGAAGCGGCTGGTGGAAGCCGTAACCGGGACGAATCGGCTGGTGGAAGCCGTAACCGGGACGAATCGGCTGGTGGAAGCCGCAACCGAAGCGAAGCGGCTGGTGGAAGCCGTAACCGGGACGAATCGGCTGGTGGAAGCCGCAACCGAAGCGAAGCGACTAGTGGAAGCCGTAACCGAAGCGAAATGACCGGTAGAAGCGGTAATCATGACCAAGCAGCTGGCAGAAGCCGCACTCGGGATGAAGCGGTTGATGAAAGCCGCAGACGAGACGAAGCGGCTGGTGGAAGTCACAGCCGTGACAGAGCGACTTGAATAAGTCGCAGCAGAGGCGAAGCTATGGCTGCAGATCGCAGCAGAAATATAGTGGCTAATGGAAGCCTCGACCAGAACAGTGACGTTGATGAAAATCTTAATCGATTTCAAGCGGCTGGTCGAAGCCGCGGTTGGTGGCAGGATGGGGAAAGTAGCGACGATGAACAAAATGAAATGTCTGGAAGAAATTGGTTCAGCAAAGTGTCCAGTGGCAATCGGTTCGCAGGAGTAACTGGTGGAAGTGAGTCATACGAGACAAACCGAAATAGCGGACTGCGTACTAGTTATGTCCCATCCATAAAAGTGACCGCACGAAATGGTTCTCGTGTCGCAGAGCCAAAAAATAGGATGACAGATCCTATGGTGCCAAATGCATCCACAGTGATGCTTATAGAAAGACGGAGTCAGATGGTTGGGATATTCGAGGGAGATGAGCGAGAGTTTACTGCGTGGAAATGGCGCCTTACGCATCATCTCTCACGTCTCAAGCTGGATTATACTTTGCTGCGTACTCCTAGACAGGAGCCATACGGACAGGCAGATCCCAATGCATCGCCACAAGAAGAAGCACACCGACAAGTGTTGTACCAGAAACGCTGCGAAGACGATTGTGAGGCAATCGATgaaattattttcacgattGGAAATAAACCTCTTCAGAAACTAATGCATTGCCAATACGCCAAGGAGTGTATGGATGCACTGTCAAATGCATACCAAAGAGGTGGAACACTGGTGGCCATTTCCCTTCGTCGTCAGCTGTTCAGATTGGGAGATCGCCAATTCCGCTCCCTGAATGAACTATTCAAAGAACACTCAAGACTCTGTATGGAACTGGAGTATGCAGACCCTCAAGCGACACACATGGAGAAAATTCAAACGCTACTTGGAGCAATCCCTGGACGCATGCAGCATGTGGTGGCAGCAATACTCATGCTCCCGGAGGCGGTCCTGAAGAAGAAACCAATTGATGACCTTCACCGTATGCTTCTGGATGCCGAATCTCTCCAGCGACCACAGAGACCTCCATTGAATGTGGCTATGGTAGCCAATCCGAAAGATAACATCCAGTGTTTCGGATGTCATCAGATGGGACATTACCGGAACCGATGTCCGAatgaagagaagaaaagaaaatctaTCCGAAAAAAGTTCAGCCAGCCAAACCTTGATAGAAAAGAAAGAGAACACGCGTTAATGGTAACCACAAGTATGGTGAACAAGAGGCGATTCGTGATTGATTCTGGTGCTTCAAATCACATGATTAACAATGATTCCATCATGAGTGATGTAGAAAATCTTGATGTGGAAATGGTTGTTACTACTGCAAAGAAGGGTGAACATTTGAAGGCTACTAAGAAAGGGTCAGTAGCGCTCAAATCAGTTGTTGGagtaaataaaatcaaaaagttGAAACTGTATAACTGTCTTTTCATTCCTGGGCTGCAGGAAAATCTGATTTCCGTAAAAAGAGTTGTTTCTCAAGGAAAGGAGGTTCATTTCTTCAACAAGACTGTCGTTATCCAAGAGAAATCTGGTGAGGTTATCGCTAGAGGGCAATTACTGGATGGGTTGTATTATCTTGATGTTTTTTTCGCTGTCGGATAATGCAATGCTTTGTAAGAATAATGACTTGGACATTTGGCACAAACGATTTGGGCACCTTGGACAATCAAGTTTGGAAACATTGCATCGTAACTCAATGACTGATGGATTTGAGATCCAGTCATGTGAATTTAATAATAACAAGCTAAAATGCGATTCATGCCTGTTTGGGAAACAAACAAGACAAAGATTTAAAGATTCGGACAAACCTCGATCGAATCGACCGCTTGAGCTGGTACATTCTGATGTATGCGGTTATTTTGAAGAATCAACTTACGACGGATATCGATATTTCGTAACTTTCATCGATGATTTCACGCATTTTACCGTGGTATACATTTTGAAACACAAAAGTGACGTGCTTAGATCTTTTCAATTATATGAAGCAATGGTTTCATCTCACTTCGGTCAGAAGATAGCACAATTGCGTTCAGACAATGGGACTGAATATTATGGAAATGATTTCATTCAATTTTGTGGCCAAAAAGGGATTCAAATGATAGCAACAGTGCCATATACTCCTCAACAGAATGGAGTCAGCGAAAGGATGAATAGAACGCTTTTAGATAAAGCACGAACTATGCTCCATGTTACTTTACATGCCAAAAGAGTTTTGGGGAGAAGCAGTATACGCTGCAACATATTTGACGAATAGATCCCCAACAAATGCTCTATTAGAGCATAAAACTCCATATGAGATGTGGTTTGGAAGAAAGCCTAATGTCGATAAACTGAGGATTTTCGGTTGTAACGCATATGCgcaaattcccaaggaaaaacGACAAAAACTGGATAAAAGAAGCCGATTGCTGAAGTTCGTAGGATATGCGAACAATGGTTACCGGTTGTGTGATGAATCAACACATACTGTTATAATATCCAGAGATGTAGTGTTTGATGAAGGCTCAATTTCAACCGTTGTCCACCATGTGGAACAAAATCGCACAGCTGATCATGTGTCTGATAATAGTACTGTCAATATTTCGGAAGAAAATGCAATGGAAGAAATAGCAGATCAGAACGCTAGCAGCGAGGAGTTTCAAGAGCTTGACGTGAATGAAGATGGAACTATTGATAGTTTTGTTATGGCCAGCGATCACGAATCAATTGCTGCGGAAACTAATCCAATACAAGAGCAGGAACTAAGAAGAAGTCAACGTACACGTCAACCACCTAAACGGTTTGGCGATTATGAGACTACATTTCTCGCCGGAGAAGATATTCAGGAAATTCCACAAACAGTTGAACAGCTGAAATATAGAAGTGACTGGAATTATTGGGAGGATGCGATAATACAGGAGATGAATTCTCTTAATAAAAACCAAACATGGATTTAAGCTAATGCATCTGAAAACAGAAAACCAGTAAAATCCAAATGGGTATTCACAATCAAAGATGATGGACGGTATAAGGCCAGATTGGTTGCGAAAGGTTGTTCGCAGAAACCAGGGCTCGACTATCATGACACTTTTGCACCAGTGGCCAAAATGAACAGTATTAGAATTATGTTATCATTGGCAAATGAGCAGAAGTTGATGATCCATCAGATGGAACTGAAACAGCTTTTTTATACGGAGAATTGAAAGAGGAGGTATTTATGGAACTCCCATCAGACGAATtcggaaaatcaaaaatcgtcaAACTACAGAAATCCATTTATGGATTGAAACAATCTGGAAGGAGTTGGAATGAACGTTTTGATCAAACAATGAGAAAACTTGGGTTTGTTCCATTGAACAATGATTGTTGCATTTATAGATTGCCCCGACATAATCTATATGTTGTTTTATATGTGGATGATGTCCTCATCATTGGAAAAACCGTTAAGGCTATCAACTGGATTAAAAATAAACTGTCTCAAGAATTTCAAATGAAAGATTTGAAAGCAGTCTCACATTTTCTTGGATTGGATATCAGACGAGATATTGAAAACCAAAttacagaaatttctcaagTGGGATACACTAAGAAAATTCTAGCTAGGTTTGGTATGGAAAACTGTAAACCAATTGCAACGCCCATGGATGTTAATAACAAATGGGAAACTGGAGATGATCGGTTAACTAAACAACCATATAAAGAACTTCTGGGTTGTTTACAATACTTAGCTTTATCTTCGAGGCCAGATATCAATGCAGCTGTAAATATTTTGAGTAAATTTCAATCGCGTGCAACTGAGGCTCACTGGTGTGGACTCAAACGTATATTGAGATATCTAAAAGGGACAATACACACAAAGATCGTTTATAAGAAATGTCAAGAAGAACCAGTGCTACAAGGATTTGCGGATGCTGATTACGGAAATGACGTAGAGGATAGAACATCGATTTCGGGATATGTTTTCCAAGTTTTTGGTAACGTGGTTTCGTGGGCAACGAAACGTCAAGCTACTGTAAGTCTTTCGTCAACGGAAGCAGAGTTAGTTGCCTTGTGCACGGCAGCTTAGGAAGGACTATGGATTTCAAACTTATTGACAGAATTGGGAGTGGATAACATACCAATTGTCATACATGAAGACAACATACCCTGCATCAACTTTTCGAAGGAACCCCGGGAACATCAACGGATGAAACATATTGATATAAAGTTTGTGTTTATCAGGGACATAATTAGAAAAGGGCATCTAGAGATTGTTTATAAACCAAGTAATGATCAACCAGCAGATGCGCTAACGAAACCATTATCAAAAGTTAAACATGACAAGTTATTCGAATTGCTAAACATATTGCGCATTTTGCGCCGTGTTCGACtcccatgcaaaaaatattgtcccaccaaaatatgttcccaccagtttctccatatatggatgacgtctccACTACAAGAAAGAGCTTTTTGGGGTGTGAAATAAGGtgcaagaatgatgttttggattgtgctttcgctaatttctatacaattggacgtgtgagcatttgttttggtacttcgacaaatttgcacggtagtctattcttcggtgagaaaagcaataaaaattgAAGGGAGGTGTTaagaaatcaatttttcttgtaCTGTATAAATACTTTCCTTCTTCACTGTGTACAAATTGTCGTATGCCTTTCTGTACCATAATGTCATGTTTCAATCTTTCAATTGATTACTTATAAAACCATCGCTAATGTACAATGTAGCTTCAGGGTGAATACCGATTGTAATGCAGGAGATAGgtatcattccagttcgagacagcaacacgtacggacgtgttttttgctcgcgcatttttttcgaagtgttttttctcgttctttcgctgtttacgttttcgcttgtcgcgttggcgttattttctcccggacccgtcatgggagactcggtggccgattcggtcgctggaaaagtgcctaagcgcactgctcttggaggcgcgggtaacccctccaagcagcttttgcagagcaacgtgttctcgccgttgccgcttgatgacgccggcaatccgccgaaaagaggaagaagcagcaatcgcagctgccgcaggtgcaaccggagcggaaggagaagtgcccgcccgtgtttgtgaagggcgatccgccggatttacgaccaaaattcgccagctgatcgctaaggggctgaaatgtacttttcggctctgcagcgagggcgtgaaagtgatgccggcgaacagggaccatcatcaatccgtcgtggagttcctcgaggtccacaagtatgagtactacactcatgaccaccccggcacgaagccgctcaag comes from Armigeres subalbatus isolate Guangzhou_Male chromosome 2, GZ_Asu_2, whole genome shotgun sequence and encodes:
- the LOC134210462 gene encoding keratin-associated protein 5-4-like; amino-acid sequence: MDQKDDLAVGSSQDGVAAGSSQGRKTGAIRKTAAGGSRNQDEAAGGSRNRGEAAGGSRNRDESAGGSRNRDESAGGSRNRSEAAGGSRNRDESAGGSRNRSEATSGSRNRSEMTGRSGNHDQAAGRSRTRDEAVDESRRRDEAAGGSHSRDRAT